ttagtttagccaataagtacagtttattctttaaagtttcctctATTTCACCGCTTGACAGTTCCAATCcctattcactaaaaattaattatctctttgtacaaaaTTCGTATGATGTCCctgtttgtttatattgaaaatagacttattaaggattttaaaatataaattataacccataatttttttgtacaattttaatgattttccaagtCGAacagggaacccgaattcattctgaccttttctcacaaaatttattatatctcatgatttacaatttcattgcttacaccgtttcttatatgagaaactagactaaataatatttaattccatattttattcatactataattcgattttcacaatttatggtgatttttcaaagttaacctattgctgctgtctaaaactgttttagtgcaaaatgttgattactaaatttataacacccttattccctttctctataatatttcccatcactttctcttattttccttcattaatatatcaagaacataagactttatttaagaaaactctactataacatcatttccatactttttctataatatcaaacttaaaaatatattaaaatcttgatattcttaccttgtgctattgatttcaatctataacttgattttctctcttctccagCTTCTacttcttgaatctaacttgatattctagctccccatagtctccttatcaattttctctcttggtggctatggaaatttctttgatttctaagtgaaaatggtgaattttgggtgggaggaccaaattgtaaagaaagcaaaactttctttcttctcttctcttctaacgtgaaatgcatggaaaaatggtggaatggatgatttttcatctttcttttcttatatatactaaataaaatactaataaaaatgaaatataatttaaaaattaaattaaaatattaataaattaatatttatttatttaatataaaatatctccaacatcatcattgtaAAACCCCTAACCAGTATCCGTCATCGAATTAGGGTTAAGAGACATTACTAATCAAAACAGAACTTAGAACAGACATTCAGtatagttcaataattttaacggTTACATATAAATTGCTAGGTCtaatattaaacatgtaaaattttaaacttctctTTAAAATTACAATCCAGTTAAAGcataagaatataattaattttcgtatgactattaatttcatatacaatatatcaaagtacgactttccaaaacatttatctagcctgtacatgccataattaaaatttaaacagtttaataccgagacagtagatagagtgatgatcttgctgacgatccccgagcttgaagcttgatctttaagtatataaaacagaaatacataaacaaacaaagtaagcttttatagcttagtaagtctattgcataatgaaatatatatatatatatagaaataatataactttttaatttaatttactgagattgcaattaacacatataattaatatttatacatttactGTACTcataccattttatttatagtcAAATATATGTACCTGTCGAAATGCAttcaattgaatatatatatttataccaaacaaCATTACAACCAAATGAATATAACCGagcatatatgtatgttatacACATATCATATCCAACTGTATGTATactcataataaacttataACCAAATACAAATCTAATACATGTGACCAAATGCATTCAtcttcatcaaataattataaatagaggTGTATACATTTCAAATGCATATGTAGATActtatcaaatacatataccgAATATTTATACGTATACATTTATCGACTGCATAAATCGAaagcatgtatgtatatttttacaaatgcATAGACCGAATATGTACATATTCATTAAACACACTTAGCCGAAGGTATATATGCTCAACAATTAaagataaccaaaatcatataactgtACACTTAATCACATTCTTTAAACAGATTCactggcacttagcctgctagacttaaagcCTGATTCAGTACACcgacacttagcctgctagacatatagtctgaaatgtttcaccggcattaagcctccTAGACGTAAAGCCTGATATTGTTTCACCGgtattaagcctgctagacgtaaagtctgaaattatttcaccggcattaagcctgctagacgtaaagtctgatattgtttcacagacattaagcctgctagacgtaaagtctgaaattatttcaccggcattaagtctgctagacgtaaagtctgaaatgtTTCACTGGCAATAAACCTCATAGGCACTGAGCCTAAAATCTCAATTCACAGAATTTAtatctcatatttgtatatattatccacataaaaattcaactcaataatttataaactatatCTTTAATCCACATAGGTATATAAAGTTCAGACAtcaaattcagctcaataacttaattatacatccgaacatatatatatatataacttaatacaTTAAAGCCTACTACCTAATATCATGCATTCGAACACCTTATGATATTccaaactaataatttcatatcttcaattccattcaagaatttttacatgaatatacatacataatcgaACCTcccttatacatatataaatttcatacttaaactcattctgaatatatatatatatatatatatatatatatatatatttgcatatttGCATAATTGAACCTCATATAAACTTGTATAAATGGCATACACAATTCAATACAAggacatatacatgtatatttgcaTATTATAGATCCAATACAAAGTTTtataccaatataaacctatgtTTATTTCCGAATCTTAagtacacacacacacacacatacacacacacatataccttttattaaaccaatactttatacttgtatatacatgtataaattcaaaacttgtacatataaaaatataaaacttttatactCCAACTAAATTTGATAACATTAATAATTGTATATCCTTATATACcttcatactttaactaaattcaaatgaCCATATAAGTATATACCTATGATTCGAACATGTAACAATAATGCATATAATTCactcatacttttaattatttcaaccaacatattttaaattataattcatcaaaatacagcacatatacatacctatatactgatttttatgacattaaatagctaatagacttacctcggacagtgTCAAATCGAAACCGGACGATTAGTCGACGACTTTaacttttcctcgatctaactccgatttctttggttcttgatctaaatatattcaaaatgagataaattaaatattattacattcaatttagtccaaaaacacataaatgagaaaattaccattttacccctaatatttacattttttgcaatttagtccctattacataaaacacaaaatacacaaaattttcccATACTATACAAGGGCCGAATGTCCCTAgtgctcatacaagtccacaaatttcatttgtttcacattttagtccctcaaaattttaatttcacaatttagccctaattactcaatttcaccaaaaattcaaagacaaaacacgttaatctttcacatatctttcatatttcatcatcaactatcacaaagctcaagaattcatcaatggcatatcacaaaatcaacaccaaattctaaaattaaagcatggatcttgtagtacacaaagcaacgatctcaaaaacgtaaaaaatttcaaaaaccgaacaaaaacgaACCTTTAATTAAGCAAGGATATGGTCGAACTTTAGAAAGCCATAGTTAAGCTTCTTTTTGCTTAACATTCGgcttggagaagatgataaaatcatcttttcttaagttattttaactaatatatattttaattacttaatgaCTACTTTaaccttagtttaattaattataaaacatataacttaagGGTAATTTAGACCATTGCAGCCCACTAACTATTAAATGGCCTAATTTCCATTTATaacccttatttttaaaagacaacaacaattgggtgcttttaaatttaacccttaaatttttattttacgcgattaagccctttttatcaaattgtgcactcaaacgatcaaatttttatacaaaatttttacacatagtaattcacatacggcaaatatcaaaaataattttaaaatattttttgactcggatttgtggtcccgaaaccactttgtctgattagggtcaagatcgggttgttacaatcattatcttctagatttctctctcttctaattgatcattttgccctttataatctataaaattccatccttgagtcatcacttaatttagtaaaattgcgatttagtccctcaaaattcttcaccttttcaatttggtcctaattcatccactttccttagtttctagattattctacccttaaaatattttcactattggttcttcaactttttcatatttactctttaacccctcaaattttgagtatttactattggacaacaaaacttttcttacttttacaatttagtcctttcgtgaattaatatataatttaccataatatacttcccaatgttgacataactcaaaatttctcctttttttcactttatttccttatttttactatatcaagAATACTACATTattttcttactgtagtaattttcaggTTATTACACTCACAAACGTGCAGCAAGGAATGAAAACACAGATTTTCATTACCATTATCATAGCAATACATGATTTTTATAGACAATCATCTTACCAAACACAAATAACACCACTAATCAGCCTAGAAGTTATGaaacattgcttgtacactAAAACAAGCCAACTAAACACATCATTCACGACCTAAACacatcaagctatcatcaagCTTGTTCGTTTTCAACCAAACTAAATTACATTGCAACTAAAACAGATAACTTGTTAACGCAGCATGCACACAAGTTGCAGCATGCAAATAGACTGCATGCACTTCAACAAAAACATAAcagcagcatggttggccactttttaacataaataataattaaccaAATATTATTGCCAGATAACCAGTGTTAAAACTTGAAAATGCTAAATTGTGTTCAAGTTGCCTCTTACCATCATTAGGCATGGTCAAAATAGGAATTTAGGTGATGGAACCTTTTCCTCCTATACGCCCCGCACATTCATAAATAGTGGCCAAATCAGTATACATATAACCAGGATACCCACGCCTTCCAGGGACTTCTTCAGAGCAGCAGATACCTATAGGCACATGTAAAACAAGATGAATGACATAAGTCCAGCATTGCATTACCAAACATGATAATCCAACAGAGCATCAATTCTTCATTTTTATCAGAGTTTAGGCATTCTAAGTCCCTAGCATTTGACAGTATGGAAATAATTTGGCAAATTTGTGTTCCATATATCCTCCCAATGAATAAAGCATATGTACCTCACGAACAGCATCTGCCTAAGAACTCATATCTGTCAATATAACCAGACATGTTTCCCACATTCTTAAGCCAAATACTCAGCAGTTGTCAGTGTAATTCGAGGTGTGATAATTCATTCAATTGTGGCGATGCCTGTAAACGCATCAAATATAGCATTTGTGGAGGGAAAAAGAAGCAGAGTGATGGGGCTAATTTCTTCAAATGAATACTCATAGCACGTCATCGACGATGAAATATAAACTGACAATGACAAGAATTACTTTgcaggaaaagaaaaatggccGGAAAGAgattaattgatgaaatttacCAGGTTCAAGAGAAAGGATCACTCTCTCCATAGATCCATCTTCCTCGAATTCTCCCTTAAAAATTGAGTGGTCTCCATTGTTTACCCCCATAGCAACAAACACTGGCAAAATTGTCTTCTTCCTGATCCTTGAAGTGAATCCACAAAACAGGTGGCAAAGTGgaataagagaatggaaaaaaaacatATGGCTTCCAGACAATGTGTATTGGTTCATTtcacagcaaaaaaaaaaaaaaaaaaaatcacagaGGTCCACAAATTGAACCAAGATCATCAAGCATACTGTCAGTTCAAACTTCATTAATACCATCATAGACTATAGTGTAGATATATACACCAAGGAGATTATCAGACTTTTCAAGCAAATGTAAACATGACAGTAAATGATTAACTTACCCATTACCATCTCCAGAGTTCCCTCCTCCATGTCAAATTCAAGCAAGCTACCGCAGTTTTTTTGGCAACTGATCTGATTGAATCTAAATTTGTAAACGATCCATATTTCTTACCGCGATtagaatttgatgtgatttctTTAATCTTTGTATACTACTATTTGGTGTTCTTGTTTTAATTAGTGGGTTAAGGCGATACATTGTTAGAGTTAAATGTGAGTGGGGTCATCTTGTTTACCTAAGATGCAATGTTGTCCCAGCTCTTGGATATTGTTCTCCTTAACGGAGAGAGTGTGTGTTTTGTTTTATCGCCTACtatcatttggttgaaatatgCTCAAGctaattataacttttatatatttcgtTTGTACGactttatgaaattaatttcaattattctACATAAACAGTCGCACTTTTCAATCCCCAAACATTATTTAATAGCTTCATAACATAGAACTTTACAtgtaacctttttttttctaaactctCTTCCACTCAAAATAACAATCAATCACTTTGATAGATTTCAAAACCAAAACCCCTGCCTAACTATTATTtcttatgaaaaaaaatggaaacttCGAAGAAGCTTCATTTGCATGGTTTCTGGCGAGGATGGGCGAAGTGGCCATGTCAGCACTGAAACGCTCATGGCTGACGTCACGTAGTTGAGGCGACAAATCAAGCTGAATTCTGCACCAGAGTTCGTTTCGTTTAATGCTTGCTTAATATTTAGTTCGAGCACAACAAGGATCAAATATATTGTACAAATTTGACTAATGAAAATAACTTCGTAAAAATAGATATTAACCcaaacatgaaaaattatgaaagatttaaaaaaaaaaaaggttggaaCACACATTTTATTTGTTACACTCAAATGATGTTGACGGCTTTAGCTACAATAACATAGTATTCTCAGTAGAAAACCCACATATCAAGTGATATAGAGAGAGAATTATAGATATTAAGAGCTGATGGCATGATGGATTGATCAGAATTCAATTAGCATAAAGGCCAGTTGAGGTGAGGTGAGGTGACAGTCACCTGTCTTCAATTGAGCTTTGAGGGGTGACAGCTCTGATGCACCTTGGGTGCACCTCGTACCCACACTCCAGACATTGGTAAGCCCAACCAGATCCCTGCTCATCACAATCGCAGCATATAAAGGGGCCCCCTCCACTGCCTTCTGATACCAACGTTAGCAGATGCCGATGTCCTGCATGGTATTCACTTCTTGGTAAGCTCTTGGCTGcctcttccatttctttctctAGCGACTCCACTTTGGCATCTGTGAAAGGGTACGCATTTTCCTGGTACAGATTTATAAGGTTTCTGCCTTGCTTGGTTACCGTTTTGCCGTCGGGGCCTATAATTATCAAACAAGGAATCCATTGCACATCAAAGTACTTGGCAAGGGTTCTGGCCGTGGGGTCTCGGAAAGGCAACGCCAGCCATGGCATGGTACCAAAGTAGGATTCGAACGAACTTTGATCACGATCATTTGACACGAAAACGATCTCGAAATCCTCACCACCACCTTTTTCTTGCAAAGCTTGCTTGATCTTCTGGTAGATGGATATCAGTTTTGGAGTGAACTCAACACAAGGCATGCACCATTGCGCTGAGAGGTACAGCCCAACTGTCTTACCTTTCAAGGAATCAACCGGCACCTGCAAAGGAAATTAACGATTGAATCAGCccagaaaacattttaaaatgtcTTCTCCTCCACCTCGAATAAATTAAACCATTACAAATAGGCAAGTGTAAGCACTAAGCACTAAGCACTGAGTGACTGACCTTTCTAGTTATGGTTTGATCCAAGAGATAGTCTCTTTCAGGGTTTGTTAATAAATTGGTAACGGTCTGGCTGTCATGCTTCCTCTTCTCTTCCCTTCGCAATTCATCCAACTTTTCTTTGGTAAATGGGAAGGCATCAACCCCATACCGGTAAATGAGTTCTACGCCATCATAGTAAGTATCATCATCCTTGGTGTTGTCAGGCTGCAAAATAACTAAGCAAGGAATGCTTTCCACGTCATATTTTCGATTCAAGGCCTTCTTTGTCTCCAAATCAGAAAAGGGAATCGAAAGCCATGGCATGTTTTCACGGTAGCTGTTGAAGGCATCCAAGTCTTCATCAGATGACACAAATACAATCTCAAAGTTAGATCCATTGCTCTTCAGCTGCTCATACACACCAATCAATACTCGGTTGAAATTTCTACATGGTGGATACCAGTTAGCTGAGAAGTAAATTCCGATCACCTTGCCCTCTAGATCCGAAATTTTCACCtgctatataaaaaaaaaatcaagtaatcGTGAAAGGTCAATTGGAGCCATTTACGGCTAACGAAAAGTCAACTCCATTTTCCCACGAACATTTTTTTAGAACCAACGTCTGTTGTACGGTCAGAACATTATATTTCATGTATGAAAATGCATCTGTGACTAAAACCAAGAAAGTTGGCATGAAGTACATGCCCCAAAGTTTGCAGTACTGTAAGGATAATGCATACGCCACGTGTGTTACGGATATAGCGTGAATGTGAGGCTAAAGGGAGGTGAAAAGCAGCGCCACATGTCTTCTCAGCTTAGTTGTTCACAGCAAAACCGCAATGCAGAAAAGGAATTGACCCATTGACGAGGACAGGCATATTTGGCATTTGTTTCTCGTGACTAAAGAGTATCACAATGCACCCCCACCTAGTCCAGTAAGAGAAAAGGTGATGGATGGGGTGGGGTCTAAATTAGCCCACCAGCCCGCCCGCCCCACTACGAATCCTTCCCCACAAGGGCAACATAACCACGACAAACATCACCGAGAAAGAGTACTTCTTCACCACCGATTTTTCTGGGCAATGTTGGATTGCCGACAACAGAATCACGCATTTACATTATGCATCTAATACACTCGTTCACTTCTCAATCCCAGGTAATTAcatgtttcttcttttttagtAATCAAAAGATTGATAGTACCATAACAAGTGAGGAAATTTGCTGTTCATTCCAAATCTCTCAATTAAAATCTAGTTTAGCAGACGCCCTAATACATGAAATCAACTATTTttccaaaacataaactcaGTTACTCCATTGTTAGACATTCAAATTAACCCACCatattatactaaattaaagtcAAAATGGAAAAACGGACATGTCAACATTAAAGAAACATACAATGGAGTACACTGAAGAAAGAGAATGAGCCGGCGacttttttccattttgaaaaccctaatcaactttcctctctttctctctctctctctttaacAAAAATCGTTTAATACGACTAATAGGTCAAGTTTGAAGACTGCCGACTATTGCAGTAATGCTATATTTTCGTCCCAAAGCAAACCAACCAACTTAACGCCAACTAGCCATGTGTCTGGTATTTCCAGCACTCGCTACCAAACAAATCTCTTCAAAGATAGACAATAGTCATCTGCTACATCATCtgttggtatttttttttaaattaataaagtttaattaattttttagggtAAAATATTACGAAATAGTAATATAAGTTCTAGAAGTTTCGTAAGCTGGTGTCTGTACTGTGTAGTTTTCATATGGAGTCTTGGgcagagaaggaaaaaaaaaagctagaAAACGGAAGTCGGTCTAAGCAGAAAGGTTTGGCAGAATAGGATTGCTATGAAGGCATGAATGAGTTAGGCCAAAAGTTGAGTGCATGCTTTTCATCTGTGACCCACTATTAGATACCGAGAGAAGACGATAAAGAAAAGATGCTTCggcaaagaaaaaaacaacCCATGAATAACAACCCCCGCCCCAAGGTATATTGCTACCAAATATTATTCCATCcatggaaagaaaataagaaagctGCGTTAATAACCTGATCAGTTTCAGCAGCTGCTGCAGTGGAGCAGAGAAGATAATCACGATCTTTAGAACCCAAAAGAGAAGATAAAGTGGAGGGCGAAAGCTTCTCAGAGTCCCCGTTTGTCGGAGCTTGAACCAGATTGTTGGAATCGTTGTCCAAGTTCATCTCCACCTTCATCACTCTTCTTTTTCTGTGTCTCTCTCTATCTCTCTCTGCCTTTTGGttttatgtgttttggttgagtCAATTACCCGGCTCCGTGCTTATATTCCATGGATCGGAACCCATCTTTACACGTCACTCACCCCGCATCATAATGCATATCAACTCATAACACGTTGCATTCACACCAATATCCATGAGAGAGAATTCCCAAACTCTTGCTCACCTACATTAACTATAATGTTGCT
This sequence is a window from Gossypium raimondii isolate GPD5lz chromosome 5, ASM2569854v1, whole genome shotgun sequence. Protein-coding genes within it:
- the LOC105769093 gene encoding probable nucleoredoxin 2 isoform X1: MKVEMNLDNDSNNLVQAPTNGDSEKLSPSTLSSLLGSKDRDYLLCSTAAAAETDQQVKISDLEGKVIGIYFSANWYPPCRNFNRVLIGVYEQLKSNGSNFEIVFVSSDEDLDAFNSYRENMPWLSIPFSDLETKKALNRKYDVESIPCLVILQPDNTKDDDTYYDGVELIYRYGVDAFPFTKEKLDELRREEKRKHDSQTVTNLLTNPERDYLLDQTITRKVPVDSLKGKTVGLYLSAQWCMPCVEFTPKLISIYQKIKQALQEKGGGEDFEIVFVSNDRDQSSFESYFGTMPWLALPFRDPTARTLAKYFDVQWIPCLIIIGPDGKTVTKQGRNLINLYQENAYPFTDAKVESLEKEMEEAAKSLPRSEYHAGHRHLLTLVSEGSGGGPFICCDCDEQGSGWAYQCLECGYEVHPRCIRAVTPQSSIEDRIQLDLSPQLRDVSHERFSADMATSPILARNHANEASSKFPFFFIRNNS
- the LOC105769093 gene encoding probable nucleoredoxin 2 isoform X3, which gives rise to MKVEMNLDNDSNNLVQAPTNGDSEKLSPSTLSSLLGSKDRDYLLCSTAAAAETDQQVKISDLEGKVIGIYFSANWYPPCRNFNRVLIGVYEQLKSNGSNFEIVFVSSDEDLDAFNSYRENMPWLSIPFSDLETKKALNRKYDVESIPCLVILQPDNTKDDDTYYDGVELIYRYGVDAFPFTKEKLDELRREEKRKHDSQTVTNLLTNPERDYLLDQTITRKVPVDSLKGKTVGLYLSAQWCMPCVEFTPKLISIYQKIKQALQEKGGGEDFEIVFVSNDRDQSSFESYFGTMPWLALPFRDPTARTLAKYFDVQWIPCLIIIGPDGKTVTKQGRNLINLYQENAYPFTDAKVESLEKEMEEAAKSLPRSEYHAGHRHLLTLVSEGSGGGPFICCDCDEQGSGWAYQCLECGYEVHPRCIRAVTPQSSIEDR
- the LOC105769093 gene encoding probable nucleoredoxin 2 isoform X2, producing MKVEMNLDNDSNNLVQAPTNGDSEKLSPSTLSSLLGSKDRDYLLCSTAAAAETDQVKISDLEGKVIGIYFSANWYPPCRNFNRVLIGVYEQLKSNGSNFEIVFVSSDEDLDAFNSYRENMPWLSIPFSDLETKKALNRKYDVESIPCLVILQPDNTKDDDTYYDGVELIYRYGVDAFPFTKEKLDELRREEKRKHDSQTVTNLLTNPERDYLLDQTITRKVPVDSLKGKTVGLYLSAQWCMPCVEFTPKLISIYQKIKQALQEKGGGEDFEIVFVSNDRDQSSFESYFGTMPWLALPFRDPTARTLAKYFDVQWIPCLIIIGPDGKTVTKQGRNLINLYQENAYPFTDAKVESLEKEMEEAAKSLPRSEYHAGHRHLLTLVSEGSGGGPFICCDCDEQGSGWAYQCLECGYEVHPRCIRAVTPQSSIEDRIQLDLSPQLRDVSHERFSADMATSPILARNHANEASSKFPFFFIRNNS